In Desulforhopalus sp., the following proteins share a genomic window:
- a CDS encoding response regulator transcription factor codes for MAILIYSENSSVREKWFSALKDQWQVYQASTAKELFVLMKRLPIETLLVHLGAISTGGLQELCAQKGGCKIFALSDRPDDGEGLSCLQLGCVGYANTYIAPARLNSAIEAVESGLVWVGNSLMQYLIKGLAAGAGGHDVKEPDVQQAPAALANLSNREYEIAGLVTEGLQNSEIAQRMDISERTVKAHLSSIYTKTQTKGRLSLALLMRKG; via the coding sequence ATGGCGATTCTTATCTATAGTGAAAACAGCAGTGTCCGGGAGAAATGGTTTTCGGCCCTGAAGGATCAATGGCAGGTTTACCAGGCATCGACCGCAAAAGAGCTTTTTGTTCTTATGAAACGTTTACCAATAGAAACCCTCCTGGTGCATCTGGGGGCAATTTCTACCGGCGGACTGCAAGAGCTTTGTGCCCAAAAAGGTGGCTGCAAGATCTTTGCCCTTTCCGACCGGCCGGACGACGGCGAGGGGCTGTCATGCTTACAGCTTGGCTGCGTCGGCTATGCCAATACCTACATTGCACCGGCGCGTCTCAATAGCGCAATCGAGGCGGTTGAGTCGGGCTTGGTCTGGGTTGGGAATTCGCTCATGCAATATTTGATCAAAGGGCTTGCAGCAGGTGCAGGTGGACATGATGTCAAGGAGCCGGATGTCCAGCAGGCCCCTGCCGCTCTTGCCAACCTGTCAAACCGCGAATATGAGATTGCCGGTCTGGTGACCGAAGGCCTGCAGAACAGCGAGATCGCCCAGCGAATGGACATCAGCGAGCGGACCGTTAAGGCGCATCTCAGCTCCATCTATACCAAAACCCAGACAAAAGGCCGGCTCAGCCTGGCACTGCTGATGCGTAAAGGATAG
- a CDS encoding HlyD family type I secretion periplasmic adaptor subunit, whose product MFTKGKNLPIPNSKEQRDTSSQIHNSRQKAELDMVKDIRTTILVQSPRGGQLIVWMTLVLMALLVYWMYISEIDEITRGNGKVIPSSQLQMVQNLEGGILEETFVHEGDIVKKGQLLMRLDQTRFSAPYQESKSKYLSLLARAARLRAETEGKEMVMPDEMVNNVKVLERRFSIWKNAEAMPEAVAKERSEVAHREQQLFVARQKKLATTIAILEEQSIQRKQELAELEEKSRELERTYQLLKREIDLTKPLVAQGAVSQVEILRLEREASTKQGEISGIRLSIPRVKSKISEAQKVITEEKLNFANTAKKELNDVEMELEGLTASATALADRLDRTSVRSPVHGTIKQILVNTVGGVVQPGMNLVAIVPLEDSLLVETQIKPSDIAFLSPKQRAIVKFTAYDFTIYGGLEAELEMISADSMTDEKGNSYYLVRVRTKKNFLESKQGRLPIIPGMQASVDIITGKKTILSYLLKPILRAREMALRER is encoded by the coding sequence GTGTTTACAAAAGGAAAGAATCTACCAATACCAAACAGCAAAGAGCAACGGGATACCTCCTCGCAAATCCACAACTCTCGGCAAAAAGCCGAGCTGGACATGGTCAAGGATATCCGAACGACGATACTCGTGCAGTCGCCGCGGGGCGGCCAGCTCATCGTTTGGATGACCCTGGTGCTCATGGCCCTGCTGGTTTACTGGATGTATATTTCTGAGATAGATGAGATTACCCGGGGTAACGGCAAGGTCATTCCCTCCAGCCAACTGCAGATGGTGCAAAACCTGGAAGGGGGAATTCTCGAAGAAACCTTTGTCCATGAGGGGGACATCGTCAAGAAGGGCCAGCTGCTGATGCGCCTTGATCAAACCCGTTTTTCCGCACCCTACCAGGAATCCAAATCGAAATATCTGTCGCTTCTCGCCAGGGCGGCGCGCCTCAGGGCAGAAACCGAAGGCAAAGAGATGGTCATGCCGGACGAGATGGTGAACAACGTCAAGGTCCTCGAAAGGCGATTCAGTATCTGGAAAAACGCCGAGGCAATGCCGGAAGCGGTTGCGAAAGAACGCTCGGAGGTAGCCCACCGCGAGCAGCAGCTCTTTGTCGCCAGACAGAAAAAGCTTGCGACAACCATTGCCATTCTTGAGGAACAGTCGATTCAGCGCAAGCAGGAACTGGCGGAACTGGAAGAAAAATCACGGGAGCTGGAGCGAACCTATCAACTCCTGAAGAGAGAAATCGACCTAACCAAGCCGCTGGTTGCCCAGGGCGCCGTCTCGCAGGTTGAGATACTCCGGCTGGAACGGGAGGCATCCACCAAACAAGGTGAAATTTCCGGAATACGACTTTCGATTCCACGGGTGAAATCAAAAATCAGCGAAGCACAGAAGGTCATCACCGAAGAAAAATTAAATTTTGCCAACACCGCCAAAAAGGAACTAAATGACGTAGAAATGGAACTTGAAGGCCTTACTGCTTCAGCCACCGCCTTGGCGGACCGCCTCGACAGGACGTCGGTACGTTCTCCTGTGCACGGCACCATCAAACAGATTCTGGTGAATACTGTTGGTGGGGTGGTCCAGCCCGGCATGAACCTCGTAGCCATCGTGCCGCTTGAGGATTCTTTGTTAGTGGAAACACAGATAAAACCTTCGGATATTGCTTTTCTCAGCCCGAAGCAAAGGGCCATTGTCAAGTTTACCGCCTATGATTTCACCATTTACGGCGGCCTTGAGGCAGAACTGGAAATGATCAGTGCCGATTCAATGACCGATGAAAAGGGCAACAGCTACTACCTGGTACGGGTTCGTACCAAGAAAAATTTTCTTGAGAGCAAACAGGGGCGACTTCCCATTATCCCAGGGATGCAGGCCTCTGTAGACATAATAACCGGTAAAAAAACTATCCTGTCCTATTTGCTTAAACCGATTCTTCGAGCAAGGGAAATGGCGCTACGTGAGAGGTAA
- a CDS encoding type I secretion system permease/ATPase: protein MKAILSPTTPPPANWRLSSDSDVIDDPLTDCLAIMAKLHGRSVSRTTLRAGLPLVDNRLTVKLTARAAQRAGLSCRTLQRPLTKITNLELPCILLLKENKAAVLLRIDAKAKTATVLLPETGGGESTVPLEELESQYVRYAIFVSPEFQPEKQSVSDMAGSRRHWFWSTLFSSWRIYRDVLLASFLINVFGLTTPFFILNVYDRVIPNNAFETLWVLAIGIGVIYLFSTIMRGLRGYFIDEAGKKASLEVSSIIFEKVLGLKMASRPDSIGSFANKIQQFDNIRDFITSLSITGIVDLPFLILGLVAIWYLSGATVVIHISAVVIILVYSLFIQIPLRKSVEETYHASARKNAVLVEGLNGLETLKMLGAESKVQTTWEEAVGHISTWGARSRFLSSSASHLASFVQSITVVAVVIAGVYIIANGGMSQGGLIAVVMLTRQVIAPMAQVVGLATRYHQARTSMDTLNEVMAMPIERPLNKTFLHRAGLKGEIEFKDMCFSYPGQNFNALKDISLKIGQAEKVGIIGSIGSGKTTLGKLLLGLYEPNSGMVGIDGTDIHQIDPSELRRFIGCVPQDVTLFRGTVRDNIVLGCDFARDGDILRAAELSGLMEIVKNHPLGFDMPVGEQGRLLSGGQRQIVAMARALLLDPQILILDEPSSSMDAKTESFLRTRLTQIMAGKTLVLITHRASLLSMVNRIILLDKGVVRADGPKKDILEALKNGQISV from the coding sequence ATGAAAGCGATACTAAGCCCAACGACACCTCCCCCGGCAAACTGGCGCCTCAGCTCCGACAGTGATGTCATTGACGATCCCTTGACCGATTGCCTGGCAATCATGGCAAAACTGCATGGCCGGTCGGTTTCAAGGACGACCCTGCGGGCAGGTCTGCCGCTTGTTGATAATCGTCTGACGGTAAAACTCACAGCGAGAGCGGCACAGCGCGCCGGCCTCTCATGCAGAACCCTTCAGCGGCCGCTTACAAAAATCACCAATCTCGAACTGCCGTGCATCCTCCTCCTCAAAGAAAATAAGGCGGCAGTGTTGCTGCGCATTGATGCCAAAGCCAAAACCGCCACCGTTCTCCTGCCGGAGACAGGTGGCGGGGAAAGCACCGTGCCGCTGGAAGAACTGGAGTCGCAGTATGTCAGATATGCCATCTTTGTTTCTCCGGAATTTCAGCCCGAAAAACAAAGCGTCTCGGATATGGCGGGCTCTCGCCGCCACTGGTTCTGGAGCACCCTTTTCTCCTCCTGGCGAATCTATCGTGATGTGCTGCTGGCCTCTTTTCTGATCAATGTCTTCGGACTGACCACCCCTTTCTTCATCCTCAATGTCTATGACCGGGTCATTCCCAATAATGCCTTCGAAACCCTCTGGGTACTTGCCATAGGTATCGGGGTTATCTACCTTTTCTCGACCATCATGCGCGGTTTACGGGGATATTTTATCGATGAGGCGGGGAAAAAAGCCAGTCTTGAAGTCTCATCGATAATCTTCGAGAAGGTCCTCGGTCTGAAAATGGCCTCCCGCCCTGACTCAATCGGGTCTTTTGCCAATAAGATCCAGCAATTCGATAATATACGCGATTTCATCACCTCGCTGTCGATTACCGGTATTGTCGATCTACCCTTCCTGATCCTCGGCCTGGTGGCGATCTGGTATCTGTCGGGAGCAACGGTCGTTATCCATATTTCAGCGGTAGTCATCATCCTTGTCTATTCCCTCTTCATCCAGATACCGCTGCGCAAATCTGTTGAAGAAACCTACCACGCCTCGGCGAGAAAAAATGCCGTTCTCGTAGAGGGCTTGAATGGTCTTGAAACCCTGAAAATGCTCGGAGCAGAGAGCAAGGTACAAACGACCTGGGAGGAGGCGGTTGGCCACATCTCCACCTGGGGCGCCCGGTCGCGCTTCCTGTCCTCTTCGGCCAGCCATCTCGCCAGTTTTGTACAGAGTATCACCGTGGTAGCTGTGGTAATTGCCGGAGTCTACATAATTGCCAACGGCGGAATGTCCCAGGGCGGCTTGATCGCCGTTGTCATGCTGACCCGGCAGGTCATTGCCCCCATGGCTCAGGTTGTCGGTTTGGCGACACGATACCACCAGGCGAGAACGTCGATGGACACCCTGAACGAGGTCATGGCCATGCCCATCGAACGGCCCCTCAATAAAACCTTTCTCCACCGGGCCGGACTGAAAGGAGAGATTGAATTCAAGGATATGTGCTTTTCCTATCCGGGACAAAATTTCAACGCCCTGAAGGATATTTCCCTGAAAATCGGCCAGGCCGAGAAGGTGGGAATCATCGGGTCGATCGGTTCCGGCAAGACCACCCTTGGCAAGCTCCTCCTTGGACTGTATGAACCAAACAGCGGCATGGTCGGCATCGATGGCACCGATATCCATCAGATAGATCCCTCCGAGCTCCGCCGCTTTATCGGTTGCGTTCCACAGGATGTCACCCTGTTTCGCGGTACCGTCCGCGACAACATCGTCCTCGGCTGCGATTTCGCACGAGATGGCGATATCCTCCGCGCCGCCGAATTATCCGGCTTGATGGAGATCGTTAAAAACCATCCCCTCGGCTTCGACATGCCGGTCGGTGAACAAGGCCGTCTGCTTTCCGGCGGCCAGAGGCAGATCGTCGCCATGGCCAGGGCCCTGCTCCTCGACCCGCAAATTCTCATCCTCGATGAGCCGAGCAGCTCGATGGATGCCAAAACCGAATCCTTTTTAAGAACGAGACTTACCCAGATCATGGCTGGTAAGACACTGGTGCTCATCACCCACCGCGCCTCCCTCCTGTCAATGGTCAACCGGATTATTTTACTCGACAAGGGTGTTGTCCGTGCCGATGGACCGAAGAAGGACATCCTTGAGGCCCTGAAAAACGGACAAATTAGTGTGTAA
- a CDS encoding EAL domain-containing protein, with the protein MTLYRQMLIFTSALFCILFASSLFIKLQSTRTFLQDQLESHAQDTATSLGLSILPHISDNDMATVDTMLNAVFDRGYYRKIFLRDLEGKTLVERKQEVVISEVPAWFIKAIPLATPEAETLITSGWQQFGHLHVESHPGYAYKTLWQTAVDMTKVFGIIAALVLASGALGLRLLLRPLRQVELQAEDLCKRQYRFQTKLPRTRELRRVVVAMNSMTRKIKEMFDEQAQIADNLRKSSYSDTLTGLGNRRYLEGQVTAGMEQADAATVRGAFLLLQVNNLLELNQSKGYQYSDLLLQRIAACIRTATGHLPNAALARISGGSFAIFLPNTTGEEAGHIAGEITKGVGGLAVEDVGYPSNLCHLGGVHYQQATGLGELLSTADRIVSAAKDQGPNSWIVEPLAAETTGIPRGEQAWLAILDRILADKDIAVFGQTTVQARDRHQPLHLELFARITLEGGQILSAGVFIPLAERLQRIAAIDRIILEKALQLQAKDIRGNEVAVNISTSSLRDTSFITWIYGSLKSRPPGAPQIIFEFAEFNATQELALLQDFTKEVKALGHFIGLDHFGQSFANFGYLKSLQPKYVKIDRAFTDELKTADSNSQFFIGSLTSVAHSLDILVIAEGVEEEKQYQILKDLNIDGIQGYFIDKPSQLAI; encoded by the coding sequence ATGACACTTTACCGACAAATGCTCATATTCACATCCGCACTCTTTTGCATATTGTTTGCCTCTTCGCTGTTTATCAAACTGCAGAGCACGCGGACCTTTCTCCAGGATCAGCTCGAATCGCACGCTCAGGACACAGCGACATCCCTCGGTTTATCGATCCTACCCCACATCAGCGACAATGATATGGCTACCGTCGACACCATGTTGAATGCCGTCTTTGATCGGGGCTATTACCGGAAGATCTTCCTCAGAGACCTTGAGGGAAAGACCCTCGTCGAGCGGAAACAGGAAGTTGTCATCAGTGAGGTCCCCGCCTGGTTTATCAAGGCCATCCCCCTGGCGACACCCGAGGCCGAAACCCTCATCACCTCCGGATGGCAGCAGTTTGGGCATCTTCATGTCGAAAGCCACCCCGGCTATGCCTATAAAACCCTTTGGCAAACCGCCGTCGATATGACCAAGGTCTTCGGTATCATCGCCGCCCTGGTGCTCGCCTCCGGCGCCCTCGGCCTCAGGCTCCTGCTGCGGCCTCTCCGGCAGGTCGAGCTCCAGGCCGAAGACCTCTGTAAAAGACAATACCGGTTTCAAACCAAATTACCGAGAACCCGCGAGTTGCGGCGAGTGGTTGTTGCCATGAACAGCATGACCAGGAAAATCAAGGAGATGTTCGACGAACAGGCCCAGATTGCCGACAATCTGCGGAAGAGCTCCTACAGCGATACCCTCACCGGCCTTGGCAATAGACGGTATCTGGAAGGACAGGTGACGGCCGGGATGGAACAGGCCGACGCGGCGACGGTACGCGGTGCCTTTCTTTTGCTACAGGTGAATAACCTCCTTGAACTCAACCAAAGCAAAGGCTACCAGTACAGCGACCTGCTCTTGCAGAGGATTGCCGCCTGCATCCGCACCGCCACCGGCCATCTGCCGAATGCCGCTCTCGCCCGTATTTCCGGCGGCAGCTTCGCAATCTTTCTGCCGAATACCACCGGGGAAGAGGCCGGCCACATTGCCGGAGAAATAACTAAAGGGGTTGGCGGTCTGGCGGTCGAGGATGTCGGCTATCCGAGTAATCTTTGCCATCTTGGTGGTGTGCATTATCAACAGGCAACGGGCCTTGGGGAACTGCTTTCAACGGCCGATCGGATAGTCAGTGCCGCCAAAGACCAGGGCCCCAACAGCTGGATAGTGGAGCCACTTGCCGCTGAAACCACGGGTATTCCGCGGGGTGAACAGGCGTGGCTGGCAATTCTCGACCGCATCCTTGCCGATAAAGATATCGCCGTCTTTGGCCAGACGACAGTCCAGGCCAGAGATCGACATCAACCACTGCACCTTGAACTTTTTGCCCGCATCACCCTGGAAGGAGGGCAGATCCTCAGTGCCGGTGTCTTCATTCCCTTGGCGGAACGCCTGCAGCGCATTGCGGCCATCGACAGGATAATCCTTGAGAAGGCCCTGCAGCTTCAGGCCAAAGATATTCGCGGCAATGAAGTGGCGGTAAATATCTCAACCTCCTCTCTGCGCGATACATCCTTTATAACCTGGATCTACGGCAGTTTGAAAAGCCGGCCTCCTGGAGCCCCGCAGATTATCTTTGAATTTGCTGAATTCAATGCCACCCAGGAACTAGCCCTGCTCCAGGATTTCACCAAGGAGGTAAAGGCCCTCGGCCACTTTATCGGACTTGATCATTTCGGCCAAAGTTTCGCCAATTTCGGCTATTTAAAGTCTCTGCAACCCAAATACGTAAAAATCGACCGCGCCTTCACCGATGAGCTGAAAACAGCGGACAGCAACAGTCAGTTCTTTATCGGCTCCCTCACCAGCGTCGCCCATAGCCTGGACATCCTGGTTATTGCCGAAGGCGTTGAAGAAGAAAAACAGTATCAAATACTAAAAGATTTAAATATTGATGGAATTCAAGGTTACTTCATCGACAAACCGAGTCAATTAGCCATATAA
- a CDS encoding transglutaminase-like cysteine peptidase, with amino-acid sequence MWRKGLSLYSGFFMGDNRPLAFLNHLRRTHPDTFNTLFFSYANPGVPQHLALRVRSAINVTAPGRLVRTLLFLVFFFLTALIIFAKGPFTLDQSVIAAAEKKYGVEARQRLLAWQQFVRDNSGGTDLQKLEKVNKFFNTINFVSDVIHWQQVDYWATPIEFLASDGGDCEDFAVAKYFTLKMLGVAEGKMNITYVKAWKLNQAHMVITYYETPNAVPLVLDNIVGTILPATKRTDLLPVYSFNGSGLWLAKERGRGNLVGKSDRLKLWNDLLARMPAGIGDVTQ; translated from the coding sequence ATGTGGCGAAAAGGTCTTTCATTGTATTCCGGCTTTTTTATGGGCGATAACCGGCCGCTGGCATTTCTCAATCATCTCAGAAGAACACATCCTGACACCTTCAACACTCTTTTTTTCTCATATGCCAACCCGGGAGTCCCCCAGCATCTTGCGCTGCGAGTTCGGTCGGCTATTAACGTGACGGCACCTGGCCGGCTCGTCCGAACCTTGCTGTTTCTTGTATTTTTTTTCCTTACCGCCCTCATTATTTTTGCCAAGGGACCTTTTACCCTTGATCAATCAGTCATTGCCGCGGCAGAGAAAAAGTATGGGGTTGAGGCCCGCCAGCGACTTCTCGCCTGGCAGCAGTTTGTCCGTGACAACAGCGGCGGCACCGATTTGCAAAAGCTCGAAAAAGTAAACAAATTTTTCAATACCATCAATTTTGTCAGTGATGTCATCCACTGGCAACAAGTTGATTACTGGGCAACACCCATTGAATTTCTGGCAAGCGACGGCGGCGATTGTGAAGATTTTGCCGTGGCCAAATACTTCACCTTGAAGATGCTCGGCGTCGCTGAAGGCAAAATGAATATTACCTATGTCAAGGCCTGGAAACTCAACCAGGCCCACATGGTCATCACCTATTACGAAACCCCCAATGCCGTCCCCCTGGTGCTTGATAATATCGTCGGCACCATTCTGCCGGCAACGAAAAGAACCGACCTCCTGCCGGTATACAGCTTTAATGGTTCGGGGCTCTGGCTGGCGAAAGAAAGGGGCCGCGGCAATCTGGTTGGCAAAAGCGACAGGCTGAAATTATGGAACGACCTGTTGGCCCGGATGCCGGCTGGGATTGGAGACGTTACTCAATAA
- a CDS encoding TolC family outer membrane protein: MHIRKLLSTTLIGGTLLFTGTSIQAETLQEAINGMLQSNPEVRSVAYNRLGRDQEVRQAKSGYFPTLEASAGIGYQDVQEPLDDTLYPQQYTLSLRQNVFAGLSTLNEVDRQKSRVRSAAYRLQGTSENSALRTSEVYLNVLRRQELLRLSEENLDTHMRIADQIKMRSDSGVASKADSDQVAGRVSLAQANVIATRTNLIDAHSNYLSIVGHLPTDLQKPGPVDKFLPASLKDAEEAAVKQHPTLKSATADLVARQQQYDVAKAPYFPIVDIEVDQNWTEDLDTDGKDASLIAMVRLRYNLFHGFRDEARRAETAHLISEAREIRNNTNRQVVESMRLSWMAYQAAQERIKFLEQRVASTAETAASYTKQFNLGKRTLLDVLDTEAEVIDAKQSLVEASYTGLYASYRILNGLGMLVKSFDLQWPKESQVEDEEKDQDKEQKDSKVKVSSEIRTFENRDSYLSAS; encoded by the coding sequence ATGCATATACGCAAACTACTCAGTACAACACTCATTGGGGGAACACTTCTTTTTACAGGAACGAGTATTCAGGCAGAGACACTCCAAGAGGCGATCAACGGCATGCTTCAGTCCAATCCCGAGGTACGAAGCGTGGCATACAACAGACTCGGCCGGGATCAAGAGGTACGCCAGGCCAAATCAGGGTATTTCCCGACACTTGAAGCCTCAGCCGGAATTGGCTACCAGGATGTTCAGGAACCCCTCGACGACACCTTGTATCCACAACAATACACCCTCAGCCTTCGGCAAAATGTATTTGCCGGTTTATCCACTTTAAACGAGGTTGATCGCCAGAAATCTCGTGTTCGTTCAGCAGCTTATCGCCTTCAAGGAACTTCTGAAAATTCCGCTTTGAGGACATCGGAGGTCTATCTCAATGTCTTGAGGCGGCAGGAGCTGCTTCGCCTCTCCGAAGAAAACCTTGATACCCATATGCGTATTGCTGATCAGATTAAAATGCGCAGCGACTCCGGAGTCGCCAGCAAGGCCGACAGCGATCAGGTTGCCGGCCGTGTTTCCCTGGCGCAAGCCAACGTCATTGCCACCAGGACCAACCTGATTGACGCACACAGTAACTATCTCTCAATAGTTGGTCATTTACCCACTGACCTGCAAAAGCCGGGGCCCGTGGACAAATTCCTCCCCGCCTCGCTGAAAGACGCGGAAGAGGCCGCCGTCAAGCAGCACCCAACACTTAAATCAGCAACTGCAGATCTGGTAGCCAGGCAGCAGCAATACGATGTCGCCAAAGCCCCATATTTCCCGATTGTTGATATCGAAGTTGATCAAAACTGGACAGAAGATCTGGATACCGATGGTAAAGACGCCTCCCTGATAGCGATGGTTCGGCTGCGCTACAACCTCTTCCATGGATTCAGGGATGAGGCCCGCAGAGCGGAAACCGCCCATCTCATTAGTGAAGCACGGGAGATTCGTAACAATACCAACAGGCAAGTGGTTGAGTCCATGCGACTTTCCTGGATGGCCTACCAGGCAGCTCAAGAGCGGATCAAGTTCCTCGAACAGCGTGTTGCCTCTACAGCCGAAACAGCTGCCTCCTACACCAAACAATTCAACCTTGGCAAGCGCACACTCCTTGATGTTCTTGATACCGAAGCCGAGGTTATCGATGCCAAGCAATCGCTCGTTGAAGCAAGCTACACTGGATTGTACGCCAGTTATCGCATCCTCAACGGCCTAGGTATGCTGGTCAAGTCCTTCGATCTCCAATGGCCGAAAGAGAGCCAGGTTGAAGATGAAGAAAAAGATCAAGACAAGGAACAAAAAGACTCGAAGGTAAAGGTCAGTTCAGAGATTCGCACCTTTGAAAATCGTGACAGCTATCTTTCAGCAAGCTGA
- a CDS encoding sel1 repeat family protein produces MFFLFLAVLPVSSVFANNPEDLFARAEAGDFNAQCFIGHMYLSGKGLEQDFEKARFWYERVRDQQGADAKIVAHANLVLGVLYNSGKGGKQCSRTALQCFENAAEQGYTDAHINIGLIYAKGLGVPKDLRKALYWWQLAEEKGHPSAAKYVFELKKKLALAG; encoded by the coding sequence TTGTTTTTTCTTTTTTTGGCTGTTCTGCCTGTTTCTTCTGTTTTCGCCAATAATCCGGAAGATCTTTTTGCCCGTGCCGAGGCTGGGGATTTTAATGCCCAATGCTTCATCGGTCATATGTATCTCAGCGGTAAAGGATTGGAACAAGACTTTGAGAAAGCCAGATTTTGGTATGAAAGGGTCAGGGATCAGCAAGGTGCGGATGCCAAGATTGTCGCCCATGCAAACCTGGTGTTAGGGGTGTTGTACAATTCCGGGAAGGGTGGCAAACAGTGCTCTCGAACTGCTCTGCAATGTTTTGAAAATGCCGCGGAACAAGGATATACCGACGCTCATATAAACATCGGTCTTATATATGCGAAGGGTCTTGGTGTCCCAAAGGATTTACGGAAGGCCCTGTATTGGTGGCAGCTGGCTGAAGAAAAAGGTCATCCCTCAGCCGCTAAATACGTATTTGAATTGAAAAAGAAGCTGGCATTGGCCGGTTGA
- a CDS encoding heavy-metal-associated domain-containing protein yields the protein METLKIKGMSCQHCVGAVQKALEKIPGLSQVVVNLEAGQATFINNGADRQQLRAAISKIGFEPGE from the coding sequence ATGGAAACCCTGAAAATTAAAGGCATGAGCTGCCAGCATTGCGTTGGTGCGGTACAAAAAGCATTGGAAAAGATTCCCGGCCTTTCACAGGTCGTGGTAAACCTTGAGGCAGGACAGGCGACTTTTATCAATAACGGCGCAGATCGTCAGCAGCTTCGTGCCGCAATCAGCAAAATCGGTTTTGAACCGGGGGAGTAG
- a CDS encoding methyltransferase domain-containing protein — translation MQTTLSTTRKIDQLQPGAFTISELQEIREAIQRKYAAVSTSAAGYFKYAVGKEGAAQLGYPKELLETIPEPILNAFCGVGNPLAIEPISQGNHVLDFGCGAGFDVFLASHLAGANGRVVGLELSREMAERARANLVTLQAVSCDVMELESEELPFPDNFFDVVVSNAVINLVPNKPRLFVEIFRILKPGGRLQFADIILEKELPPHLAAGAASWSQ, via the coding sequence TTGCAGACAACCCTCTCCACGACTAGGAAAATAGATCAACTTCAACCCGGGGCCTTTACCATCTCTGAACTCCAGGAGATACGAGAGGCCATTCAACGAAAATACGCTGCTGTATCAACTTCCGCCGCCGGATATTTTAAATATGCGGTTGGCAAGGAAGGCGCTGCCCAGCTTGGCTATCCAAAGGAGCTCCTGGAAACAATTCCCGAGCCGATACTCAACGCCTTCTGTGGGGTTGGCAATCCTCTGGCCATTGAGCCGATTAGCCAAGGAAACCATGTCCTTGATTTTGGTTGCGGAGCCGGTTTCGATGTATTCCTGGCATCTCATTTGGCCGGCGCAAATGGTCGTGTCGTAGGACTTGAATTGTCCAGAGAAATGGCCGAACGGGCAAGGGCCAACCTCGTAACACTTCAGGCAGTTAGCTGCGATGTCATGGAGCTTGAATCGGAAGAGCTGCCCTTTCCGGACAACTTCTTCGATGTTGTGGTGTCGAATGCGGTCATCAATCTCGTCCCCAACAAACCAAGGCTCTTCGTAGAGATTTTCCGGATACTAAAGCCGGGAGGACGACTGCAATTCGCCGATATCATCCTCGAAAAGGAACTGCCTCCGCATTTGGCAGCCGGGGCTGCCTCTTGGTCCCAGTGA